From one Eucalyptus grandis isolate ANBG69807.140 chromosome 9, ASM1654582v1, whole genome shotgun sequence genomic stretch:
- the LOC104419172 gene encoding plant UBX domain-containing protein 1 yields the protein MIVDGSSSQLLLKRRRLAIPDPMEAEPAKVKLAEIKEKFGREIRVFETSASSSTENAAPDTDETDDFYEFTAEDYHRLLSTKKEEKYLKTKKLREAEEATRRSRITKTVIRVRFPDNHTLEATFHPSEKIESLIVLLEKVVAKPELPFYIYTAPPKKQIKDLSQDFYSAGFLPGAIVYFSYDTQKVSNEDIAAAEMGPFLQEYVMALKGLERDIEIVEPVQSAPEPVEPAPPPVVQERKPADKKPVKPKWLKM from the exons ATGATAGTTGATGGTTCTTCTTCTCAGCTGCTTTTGAAGAGAAGGAGACTCGCCATCCCCGACCCCATGGAAGCTGAACCCGCAaag GTGAAACTTGctgaaataaaggaaaaatttgGTCGTGAAATACGTGTGTTTGAAACTTCAGCAAGTTCTTCGACAGAAAATGCAGCTCCAGATACTG ATGAAACAGATGACTTCTATGAGTTCACTGCAGAGGATTATCACCGACTTTTGAGTACCAAAAAAGAAG aaaaatatttaaagactAAAAAACTCCGAGAAGCAGAAGAGGCAACACGGCGCTCAAGAATAACAAAG ACTGTTATAAGGGTACGGTTTCCTGATAATCATACACTAGAGGCTACATTTCATCCGTCAGAGAAAATAGAGAGTTTGATTGTTCTCCTCGAGAAAGTGGTAGCTAAACCTGAACTGCCATTTTATATAT ATACTGCTCCACCCAAGAAGCAAATAAAAGACTTGTCTCAGGACTTTTACTCTGCTGGCTTCCTTCCTGGTGCAATAGTTTATTTTTCATATGACACCCAGAAAG TTTCAAATGAGGATATAGCAGCTGCTGAGATGGGTCCTTTCCTTCAAGAGTATGTCATGGCTCTGAAAGGCTTGGAGCGTGACATTGAGATTGTAGAGCCGGTTCAATCTGCGCCAGAGCCTGTAGAGCCAGCTCCTCCGCCTGTTGTCCAAGAGCGCAAGCCTGCTGATAAAAAGCCTGTTAAGCCAAAGTGGCTTAAAATGTGA